CTCGCACCATGCTCGGCTTGGTAGAGCTTTTTCTGAAGCAGCCCGACCGGCACGGCTACGATTACCTCCGCTACATTCTTGACCGCGCCACGCCGGTTTATCAGGAGCGGCTCGGCAAGCTTTCCCCGATGCAACAAAAGGTGGTGCTTGAACTTTCGTTTTTCTGGGATGTCGCCAAGGTCAAAGACCTTTCGCAGGCGGCGCGTGTGGAGAGCAAAACGCTTTCCGCCTTGCTCGGCCAACTGACGGACTTGCAGATTGTGGAAAAAATAAAAGGCACGGGCAAAAACCACCTTTACCGCCTGAAGGAACGCTTTTTTAACCTCTGGCTGATTATGACACAGGGCGGCCCGAGGGAGAAAAGCAGGGTAAAGTGGCTCACCATCTTCCTTGAAACTTGGTACGACGCAACCGAACTGAAAACAATTTACAGGGATTTTTCCACCCGATTGACCGAAGGAAAAATCACCCCCGACCGCGCCGTCGTGATGACAAAGGCGCTGGCGCATTGCAGATATTTATCTATGGATGAACGGGATGAACTGTTAGAACAAACGAAAAAGTTGATAGGTAATCGCAAAGAGCATCTTGATTTTTTGCCGCCGAAAGCCGGTGACGTTTTTAAAAATGTGATTGGATTGATCGAGCAAAAGCGTTTGGATGAGGCACAAAAAGAACTTGACAGCATTGAGCAAGATGGTGCTCTAAAACAGATGCTTCAGGGGCTTATTTATGACGAAAGTGGAAATTTCAATGAGGCCGAGAAATTCTATTTGATGGCTATTGACAATGGAGATGTTGGTGCCATGTTTGGCCTTGCCAATCTATACAAAGAGACGAACCGGAAAGAAGAGGCCGAGAAATACTACTTGATGGCTATTGACAATGGAGATGTTCAGGCCATGAACAACCTTGCCAACATCTACCAAAAGACGAACCGGAAAGAAGAGGCCGAGAAATTCTACTTGATGGCTATTGACAATGGAGTTGCTCAGGCCATGAACAACCTTGCCATTCTCTATGAAAATACAAACCGGAAAGAAGAGGCCGAGAAATTCTATTTGATGGCTATTGACAATGGGAATGTTAGTGCCATGTTCAACCTTGCCATTCTCTATGAAAATACAAACCGGAAAGAAGAGGCCGAGAAATTCTATTTAATGGCTATTGAGAATGGAGTTGCTCAGGCCATGAACAACCTTGCCATTCTCTATGAAAATACAAACCGGAAAGAAGAGGCCGAGAAATTCTATTTGATGGCCATTAAGAATGGGGATGTTAATGCCATGAACAACCTTGCCCTTCTCTACCAAGAGACAAACCGGAAAGAAGAGGCCGAGAAATTCTATTTGATGGCTATTGACAATGGGAATGTTAGTGCCATGACCAACCTTGGTCTTCTCTACCAAGAGACAAACCGGAAAGAAGAGGCCGAGAAATTCTATTTGATGGCTATTGACAATGGGAATGTTAGTGCCATGACCAACCTTGGTCTTCTCTACCAAGAGACAAACCGGAAAGAAGAGGCTGAAAAATTCTATTTGATGGCTATTGATAATGGACATGTTCAGGCCATGCTTGGCCTTGCCAACATCTACCAAGAGACGAACCGGAAAGAAGAGGCCGAGAAATTCTATTTGATGGCCATTAAGAATGGGGATGTTAATGCCATGAACAACCTTGCCCTTCTCTACCAAGAGACAAACCGGAAAGAAGAGGCCGAGAAATTCTATTTGATGGCTATTGACAATGGAGTTGCTCAGGCCATGAACAACCTTGCCCTTCTCTACAGAGAGACGAACCGAAAAGAAGAGGCTGAAAAATTCTATTTGATGGCCATTAAGAATGGGGATGTTAATGCCATGAACAACCTTGCATTCTTGCTCTATGAGGAAAACCGTAATACGGAAAAAGCTTATTCTCTCATTGTCCGCCACAATGCAACAGAGCAAAAAAGTATAATCTCAACGACGCTTGAAATGATTATCGCCGTTTGGTCGGGCAGGCCTGAGCGGCTTGAGTCGGCAGATGAATTGCTTCGAGAAATGGTAGAGAATAAAGATGTTACGTGGCTTGAACATTTCTTGCGAGAAATTCTAATTCATCATCAGAAAAATGTCGTGTGGGCGTGGTTTCGGCACGCGGAGTTCGGGCAACGTTTGATGGATATGGCGAGGCCGCTTTATTATGCTACGGCGCGGCTTTTGAACAACAACGAAACAGAGGAAACGCTGCTTGCGCAAGCGCCGGAGCTTCGGGAAACCGTTGATAAGATTTATAATGATATCATGGAGCGGCAGGAGTTTTATTACGGCAAGGGGAAACAAGCCAGCCCGAGCGCCTAACTTTGCTGCCTTGTCATGCTGAGCGAAGTGAAGCATCCATTCGTGACATTGTGGATTCTTCGCCTATCGGCTCAGAATGACATTTGCTTTCACATGTCACAACAGTATCCCATGTTTTGTCATGCTGAGCGAAGTGAAGCATCCCTTCATGAGCGTGTGGATTCTTCGCCATGAGGCTCAGAATGACATGATTTTTTGCCATTCAGAATGACATGATTTCTTGTCTGTCATGCTGAGCAGCGCGAAGCACCCATTCGTGACATTGTGGATTCTTCGCCTATCGGCTCAGAATGACATTCGCTTTCGCCATTCAGAATGACATTTGCTTTCACATTTCACAACAGGATTCCTTGCCTTGTCATGCTGAGCGAAGTGAAGCATCCCTTCATGAGCGTGTGGATTCTTCGCCATGAGGCCCAGAATGACATTTGCTTTCGCCATTCAGAATGACATTTGCTTTCACATTTCACAGCAGGATTTCTTGTCTTGTCATGCTGAACGAAGTGAAGCATCCCTTCATGAGCGTGTGGATTCTTCCCTATCGGCTCAAAATGACATTTGCTTTCGTTCATTCAGAATGACATTCGCTTTCACATTTCACAACAGGATTCCTTGTCTTGTCATGCTGAGCTGATGATTGAATTTTATTATGTTCAATCGCCGAAAAATTGGAGACGCCTTGCTGGTTGCGAATCTTTGATGTTTTCCCACACCAGCACGCCGAGCCACGCACCCGCTGCCCATACCAAAAAGCCTGTGAGCAATTGAACGCCGAACAAAATTTGCACGACTTTTGCCCAAGGCATTCCCAGCGCCAAGCGAATCGCAAAATACGACAGCGTTGAAAGCAGCCCGCCCAAAATTCCGCTCACGAAAAATCGTAGCTTCACATTTTGCTTGAAGCTGGACATCAACACATCCAAAATGATGCCTTGCGCAACCGCAGGAATCAGCTTCAAGAGGCCGGGCAAGCCGAACGCCGCCGGCATCGCAAAAACGGAAAAAAGTCCCCAAACGAGTTCATACAAAATCAGCACGCCGAACCGGTCAAGCAGTTGGCGCGTGACCAGCATGAGCATAAACGGAATCACCATATCGATGCGAACGATGGATAAAATCTTCGTGGGCGCAAGCAAATTTTTCATGGCAAGCCCCAGCGCAAAATCCGCCGTAATCATGGAGGCTAAAAAAAATCAGCTGCATTTCCGAAAGAAACGGTTTTTTGGACATGTTCCTTAATTTTGATTCTGGTTGAACATGAGTTGTATAAAGCCGCAAGCTTGCGGCGAAATGCTTCAAATTTATAACCACATCGGCGCGACAGACACATCCCAGAGCATTTCCACTATCGCGCCTTTTTTCAAACCGCGAATTTCCCCGTTTTCTTCAATGGATTTCAAAAACGCACGAATCTGCTCGTCCAAATCGTCCGGTTTGGGCGTTATGGCATTGGCGAAAAAGGCCGAGTAAAACGCGAAGGCTTGTTCAATCGGCTCGTTTTTCTCCCACTGAATTTGATGAAATTGAACTTCAGGGAAAAAGCCGGACGACATGAGAAAATTCATCGCGTAGAAAAAATGCGAATTGCTTCGCTCGCGACGCGCGCCGGTCAGTTCGCGCCAAAGCTCGTCCATTGGCGTGTCGTGTCGAGCGCCCGCCCACGAGGCCGAATAAACCCATTTTTTTGAGGCGAGATTGAGTTTTTCAAATTGCTCCGGCTCAGTGGTCGCGGGCGTCATGCGCGCAAAGA
Above is a window of Chloroherpeton thalassium ATCC 35110 DNA encoding:
- a CDS encoding ATP-binding protein, giving the protein MNPITFYQAAHLTDEEVIRQFVVRKKEFERVISEVRRDDMLGSIQHYIFVGQRGSGKSTLLRRILAEINTDEALSEKLVAIYPSEEQAGIYRLDDLWDRVCQELREMRFETEEVKWEAYEKDHTGFAKALYGAMQKSLAEKGKKLVLLIDNIDRIFDSIKVSDDTHLFREQLIKYKDVRIIGGSTRLSEHFWQYDQPFYEFFRTLPLEPMTEAELKELLLFWSDFLGEPDLKKFVENNPGKLNAVRILSDGMPRTMLGLVELFLKQPDRHGYDYLRYILDRATPVYQERLGKLSPMQQKVVLELSFFWDVAKVKDLSQAARVESKTLSALLGQLTDLQIVEKIKGTGKNHLYRLKERFFNLWLIMTQGGPREKSRVKWLTIFLETWYDATELKTIYRDFSTRLTEGKITPDRAVVMTKALAHCRYLSMDERDELLEQTKKLIGNRKEHLDFLPPKAGDVFKNVIGLIEQKRLDEAQKELDSIEQDGALKQMLQGLIYDESGNFNEAEKFYLMAIDNGDVGAMFGLANLYKETNRKEEAEKYYLMAIDNGDVQAMNNLANIYQKTNRKEEAEKFYLMAIDNGVAQAMNNLAILYENTNRKEEAEKFYLMAIDNGNVSAMFNLAILYENTNRKEEAEKFYLMAIENGVAQAMNNLAILYENTNRKEEAEKFYLMAIKNGDVNAMNNLALLYQETNRKEEAEKFYLMAIDNGNVSAMTNLGLLYQETNRKEEAEKFYLMAIDNGNVSAMTNLGLLYQETNRKEEAEKFYLMAIDNGHVQAMLGLANIYQETNRKEEAEKFYLMAIKNGDVNAMNNLALLYQETNRKEEAEKFYLMAIDNGVAQAMNNLALLYRETNRKEEAEKFYLMAIKNGDVNAMNNLAFLLYEENRNTEKAYSLIVRHNATEQKSIISTTLEMIIAVWSGRPERLESADELLREMVENKDVTWLEHFLREILIHHQKNVVWAWFRHAEFGQRLMDMARPLYYATARLLNNNETEETLLAQAPELRETVDKIYNDIMERQEFYYGKGKQASPSA
- a CDS encoding class I SAM-dependent methyltransferase, translated to MEMNFRTPEFWKHAWAEYLVDNAQGKAFSNQNIWNLVAGGYRKNESDLQKRQSADETMLRGFLEKGVLNEGIRILDVGCGPGTYAIPFAKLGAEVVAIDVSSAMIERLRKETPPELAGKISSIVADWHDIDLRARGLMHAFDFVFARMTPATTEPEQFEKLNLASKKWVYSASWAGARHDTPMDELWRELTGARRERSNSHFFYAMNFLMSSGFFPEVQFHQIQWEKNEPIEQAFAFYSAFFANAITPKPDDLDEQIRAFLKSIEENGEIRGLKKGAIVEMLWDVSVAPMWL